One window from the genome of Betaproteobacteria bacterium encodes:
- a CDS encoding GGDEF domain-containing protein has protein sequence MPSNIPSGSTVIGRMEIYRRLIAIPALRDSYARKFAVAAFVSAQTPLAVFIVYLLVARADVATMYPLLAALVLASFAGFLGTMWLLREILVPVELTAEALRGYLESRKLPDLPVNFPDQAGRLMEGTQYTLTQLNETINRLERVADSDDLTGIYNRRAGEKRLVEEIARAERDLESFQVAFFDLNGFKAINEAHGHSAGDACISHMAAILQLNTRRGDWVARWGADEFIVGLHRNRALKMVMERILAAIAASPCETAPGQELLLTVCCGVAEYRFGAGKAGLLADADRAMFEAKHLWKGHEGSQVCYFHEVVTGSPARQAVAA, from the coding sequence ATGCCCAGCAATATCCCGTCCGGATCCACCGTCATCGGGCGCATGGAAATCTACCGGCGCCTCATCGCGATCCCGGCCCTGCGCGACAGTTACGCGCGCAAGTTCGCGGTGGCCGCATTCGTGAGTGCCCAGACTCCGCTCGCGGTCTTCATCGTTTACCTGCTCGTCGCCCGGGCGGACGTGGCGACGATGTACCCGTTGCTGGCGGCCCTCGTCCTCGCCTCGTTCGCCGGGTTCCTGGGCACGATGTGGCTGCTGCGCGAGATCCTGGTTCCCGTCGAGCTTACGGCGGAGGCGCTGCGCGGCTACCTCGAGAGCCGCAAGCTTCCCGACCTGCCGGTCAATTTCCCGGACCAGGCCGGACGGCTCATGGAGGGCACGCAATACACGCTCACGCAGCTCAACGAGACGATCAACCGCCTGGAGCGCGTTGCCGATTCCGATGACCTCACCGGCATCTACAATCGCCGCGCGGGCGAGAAGCGTCTCGTGGAGGAGATCGCGCGTGCCGAGCGCGACCTCGAGTCCTTCCAGGTCGCGTTCTTCGACCTGAACGGGTTCAAGGCCATCAACGAGGCACATGGCCACAGCGCGGGGGATGCCTGCATCTCGCACATGGCGGCCATCCTGCAGCTCAACACGCGGCGCGGCGATTGGGTGGCGCGGTGGGGCGCCGACGAATTCATCGTGGGCCTGCACCGCAACCGCGCCCTCAAGATGGTCATGGAGCGAATCCTGGCCGCGATCGCCGCGAGCCCTTGCGAGACGGCGCCGGGGCAGGAACTGCTGCTCACGGTGTGCTGCGGGGTCGCGGAGTACCGGTTCGGAGCCGGCAAGGCGGGGCTGCTCGCGGATGCCGATCGCGCCATGTTCGAGGCAAAGCACCTGTGGAAGGGGCACGAGGGATCGCAGGTCTGCTATTTCCACGAGGTCGTCACCGGATCCCCGGCCCGGCAGGCCGTGGCGGCCTGA
- a CDS encoding branched-chain amino acid ABC transporter permease: MTDDAYKPHASRDDAAEARYHRRAFLVMMVLFIAAPAVVYPVFAMKALCFALFACAFNLLLGFGGLLSFGHSMFLGMAGYVSAHAAKVWGLPPEFAILAGTGAATLLGFVTGLLAIRRQGIYFAMITLALAQMVFFFCLQAPFTGGEDGIQSVPRGSFLGFLDLRNMTVLYYVVLAIFTAGFLLIYRIIHSPFGQVLKAIRENEPRAISLGYRTEHYKLAAFVLSAGLAGLAGATKAIVFQLASLTDVHWSMSGEVVLMTLLGGMGTIFGPVVGAFAIITMENYLAELGSWFTITQGAIFVVCVLAFRRGIIGELEAWLRRHRSG, from the coding sequence ATGACGGACGACGCCTACAAGCCGCACGCCTCGCGCGACGACGCGGCCGAGGCCCGGTATCACCGCCGGGCATTCCTGGTGATGATGGTCCTTTTCATCGCCGCACCCGCCGTGGTGTACCCCGTATTCGCGATGAAGGCGCTCTGCTTTGCCCTGTTCGCCTGCGCGTTCAACCTGCTTCTCGGCTTCGGCGGGCTGCTTTCCTTCGGCCACTCGATGTTCCTGGGAATGGCCGGCTACGTTTCCGCCCACGCGGCCAAGGTGTGGGGACTGCCGCCGGAATTCGCCATCCTCGCGGGAACCGGCGCCGCGACGCTGCTCGGCTTCGTCACCGGGCTGCTCGCCATCCGCCGGCAGGGCATCTACTTCGCGATGATCACGCTGGCGCTCGCGCAGATGGTCTTCTTCTTCTGCCTGCAGGCGCCGTTCACGGGCGGCGAGGACGGCATCCAGTCCGTTCCGCGCGGCTCCTTCCTCGGGTTTCTCGACCTGCGCAACATGACCGTCCTGTACTACGTCGTGCTCGCGATCTTCACCGCGGGCTTCCTGCTCATCTACCGGATCATCCACTCGCCTTTCGGGCAGGTGCTCAAGGCGATCCGCGAGAACGAGCCGCGCGCCATCTCGCTGGGCTACCGGACGGAACACTACAAGCTCGCCGCGTTCGTCCTTTCGGCGGGCCTCGCCGGGCTCGCGGGCGCCACCAAGGCCATCGTCTTCCAGCTCGCTTCCCTCACCGACGTGCACTGGTCCATGTCGGGCGAGGTGGTCCTCATGACGCTTCTGGGCGGCATGGGCACGATCTTCGGGCCCGTGGTGGGCGCCTTCGCCATCATCACGATGGAGAACTACCTGGCCGAGCTGGGCTCCTGGTTCACGATCACGCAGGGCGCCATCTTCGTGGTCTGCGTGCTGGCGTTCCGCCGCGGCATCATCGGCGAGCTCGAGGCGTGGCTCAGACGCCACCGAAGCGGCTGA
- the mmsB gene encoding 3-hydroxyisobutyrate dehydrogenase has protein sequence MHDGRQESRGGAARRLEGAVPERRGGRGLRRCRTALHGHQRVRARRQGERVDPRHRGEGEDAQGDLRHGSGCGPRAPHLEGGAGARGHAGGRGREGRREARTRRARPQGARLSRRQLHRAHGLFRREDVHDHLQGGDLRPGAVHRLRGYSGRGHRLHQRQPLRQRHGHLHAVRRRGAQVPVRDRRGTGRHQRAHSGAGALLQLHRFARLQARRPGPLRQAGDAVLHAGEDGHGALVRRRGDGRRGQHHHQPEVAAMKIGFIGLGNMGNPMCRNLLKHGHTVKAHDVVPALAAKAASHGAERAGSIAECVSDVDVVITMLPSSPHVRTVYCGESGVIAHAKAGTLLIDSSTIDPLTAREVAFDALARGLPMVDAPVSGGTAGAEAGTLTFMVGGSAKDFEAARAVLSCMGTNIVHCGGSGNGQVAKICNNMMLAVEMIATSEAMTLATALGMDAKVFAGIVNTSSGRCWSSDTYNPYPGVLENAPASRGYTGGFGADLMLKDLSLVTDAARSAKVPVLLGAIAQQVYQKHSADGHGGKDFSSVILQYLKATGPQGPTDR, from the coding sequence ATGCATGATGGGCGCCAAGAATCACGCGGCGGTGCTGCCCGACGCCTCGAAGGAGCAGTCCCTGAACGCCGTGGTGGGCGCGGGCTTCGGCGCTGCCGGACAGCGTTGCATGGCCATCAGCGTGTGCGTGCTCGTCGGCAGGGCGAACGAGTGGATCCCCGACATCGTGGCGAAGGCGAAGACGCTCAAGGTGACCTGCGGCACGGAAGCGGGTGCGGACCTCGGGCCCCTCATCTCGAAGGCGGCGCTGGCGCGCGTGGGCACGCTGGTGGACGCGGGCGTGAAGGAAGGCGCGAAGCTCGAACTCGACGGGCGAGGCCTCAAGGTGCCCGGCTATCCCGACGGCAACTTCATCGGGCCCACGGTCTTTTCCGGCGTGAAGACGTCCATGACCATCTACAAGGAGGAGATCTTCGGCCCGGTGCTGTGCATCGTCTCCGTGGATACTCTGGACGAGGCCATCGCCTTCATCAACGCCAACCCCTTCGGCAACGGCACGGGCATCTTCACGCAGTCCGGCGCCGCGGCGCGCAAGTTCCAGTACGAGATCGACGTGGGACAGGTCGGCATCAACGTGCCCATTCCGGTGCCGGTGCCCTACTTCAGCTTCACCGGTTCGCGCGGCTCCAAGCTCGGCGACCTGGGCCCCTACGGCAAGCAGGTGATGCAGTTCTACACGCAGGTGAAGACGGTCACGGCGCGCTGGTTCGACGACGCGGCGACGGCCGGCGCGGTCAACACCACCATCAGCCTGAAGTAGCGGCGATGAAGATCGGTTTCATCGGTCTGGGCAACATGGGCAATCCCATGTGCCGTAACCTCCTCAAGCACGGCCACACAGTGAAGGCGCACGACGTGGTGCCGGCACTGGCCGCCAAGGCCGCCTCGCACGGCGCCGAGCGCGCGGGCTCCATCGCCGAATGCGTCTCGGACGTCGATGTCGTGATCACGATGCTGCCCTCCTCGCCTCACGTTCGCACCGTCTATTGCGGCGAGTCCGGCGTGATCGCGCACGCGAAGGCCGGCACGCTCCTCATCGACAGCTCGACCATCGACCCGCTCACCGCCCGCGAGGTCGCCTTCGACGCGCTGGCCCGGGGCCTGCCCATGGTCGATGCGCCGGTCTCCGGCGGCACCGCCGGCGCCGAGGCCGGCACCCTCACCTTCATGGTCGGCGGGTCCGCGAAGGACTTCGAGGCGGCCCGGGCGGTGCTCTCCTGCATGGGAACCAACATCGTCCATTGCGGCGGCAGCGGCAACGGGCAGGTGGCCAAGATCTGCAACAACATGATGCTCGCGGTGGAGATGATCGCGACCTCGGAAGCCATGACGCTCGCCACCGCGCTCGGCATGGACGCGAAGGTGTTCGCCGGGATCGTGAACACGTCCAGCGGCCGTTGCTGGAGCTCCGACACCTACAATCCCTACCCCGGCGTACTCGAGAACGCCCCTGCGTCGCGGGGATACACCGGCGGCTTCGGGGCGGACCTCATGCTCAAGGACCTGTCCCTGGTCACGGATGCGGCCAGGAGCGCGAAGGTGCCGGTGCTGCTGGGCGCGATCGCGCAGCAGGTGTACCAGAAGCACTCGGCCGACGGGCACGGGGGCAAGGACTTCTCCAGCGTCATCCTCCAATACCTCAAGGCAACCGGCCCGCAAGGCCCCACCGACCGATGA
- a CDS encoding electron transfer flavoprotein subunit beta/FixA family protein translates to MKILVPVKRVVDYNVKVRVKADSTGVELANVKMSMNPFDEIAVEEALKLKEAGKATEVVAVSAGTMACQETLRTALAMGADRAILIETDAELQPLAVAKLLKAVVAKESAQLVIAGKQAIDDDANQMGQMLAALLDWAQVTSASKVVADGGKLTVTREIDGGLETVEVALPAVLTADLRLNTPRYATLPNIMKAKKKPLDTLKPADLGVDVAPRLKTLKVAEPPKRKGGVIVKDVAELVAKLKSEAKVI, encoded by the coding sequence ATGAAAATCCTCGTTCCCGTGAAGCGAGTCGTCGATTACAACGTGAAGGTCCGCGTAAAGGCGGATTCGACCGGCGTCGAGCTCGCCAACGTCAAGATGTCGATGAACCCCTTCGACGAGATCGCCGTCGAGGAAGCCCTCAAGCTCAAGGAAGCGGGCAAGGCGACCGAGGTCGTGGCCGTCTCCGCCGGCACAATGGCCTGCCAGGAGACACTGCGCACGGCGCTCGCCATGGGGGCGGACCGCGCGATCCTCATCGAGACCGACGCGGAACTGCAGCCGCTTGCGGTGGCCAAGCTCCTGAAGGCGGTGGTTGCGAAGGAGTCCGCGCAGCTCGTCATCGCCGGCAAGCAGGCCATCGACGACGACGCGAACCAGATGGGCCAGATGCTTGCGGCACTTCTCGACTGGGCTCAAGTCACCTCGGCCTCGAAGGTCGTGGCCGACGGCGGCAAGCTCACCGTCACGCGCGAGATAGACGGCGGCCTGGAAACGGTGGAGGTCGCCTTGCCGGCGGTGCTCACCGCGGACCTGCGCCTCAACACCCCACGCTACGCTACGCTGCCCAACATCATGAAGGCGAAGAAGAAGCCGCTGGATACCCTCAAGCCCGCGGACCTCGGCGTTGACGTGGCCCCGCGCCTGAAGACGCTCAAGGTGGCCGAGCCGCCGAAGCGCAAGGGCGGCGTGATCGTGAAGGACGTGGCCGAGCTGGTCGCGAAGCTCAAATCCGAAGCGAAGGTGATCTAG
- a CDS encoding acyl-CoA dehydrogenase, translated as MGEYAAPLKDMQFVLEHVVGLDQVNTLPGCDEVTQDVVDAILEEAAKFAGEVLSPLNAIGDKVGATFKDGEVTTPPGFKEAYRQFVEGGWGSIITPPEFGGQGLPHLLSTPIEEMWGSANIAFKLCPMLTVGAIEALHSNASSELKQRFLPHMVSGQWTGTMNLTEPQAGSDLSLVRAKAVPQADGTFGITGQKIFITYGEQDYTENIVHAVLARIEGAPEGVKGISLFVVPKVLVKADGSLGERNSVKCVSIEHKMGIHASPTAVMAYDNATGHLVGEANRGLEYMFVMMNAARLGVGLEGVSLSERAYQRARDWAKDRLQGRPVGVAGAAKTAPIIQHPDVKRMLLTMKASAEATRALAYQVSALLDRAHRHPDDAERRHCQTLVDLLIPVVKGWSTETAIEVASLGIQVHGGMGFIEETGAAQYLRDARISTIYEGTTGIQANDLVGRKVGREAGVTMKALIVEMRGIVAELAGSDDAELRVIGGRQAKALDALERATDWIVTVFPTDPGAVAAGSVYYLKLCGLAIGGWMMARAAVAATKLAAAGQGDAEFLRGKRLTARFYADHFLPQVDALAETFVSGGQLVRAAEEALL; from the coding sequence GTGGGCGAATATGCCGCACCCCTGAAGGACATGCAGTTCGTGCTTGAGCACGTGGTCGGCCTGGACCAGGTGAACACCTTGCCGGGGTGCGACGAGGTGACGCAGGACGTGGTCGACGCGATCCTCGAGGAGGCGGCGAAGTTCGCGGGCGAGGTGCTCTCTCCCCTCAACGCGATCGGCGACAAGGTCGGCGCGACGTTCAAGGATGGCGAGGTCACCACGCCGCCGGGATTCAAGGAGGCCTATCGCCAGTTCGTCGAGGGGGGCTGGGGCAGCATCATCACGCCACCGGAGTTCGGCGGGCAGGGTCTTCCTCACCTCCTGTCGACGCCCATCGAGGAGATGTGGGGCTCGGCCAACATCGCCTTCAAGCTCTGCCCGATGCTTACGGTGGGTGCCATCGAGGCGCTGCACAGCAACGCCTCCAGCGAGCTGAAGCAGCGCTTTCTTCCCCACATGGTGTCCGGGCAATGGACGGGGACCATGAATCTCACGGAGCCGCAGGCGGGCAGCGATCTTTCGCTCGTGCGCGCCAAGGCCGTCCCGCAAGCCGACGGGACATTCGGGATCACCGGGCAGAAGATCTTCATCACCTACGGCGAGCAGGACTACACCGAGAACATCGTGCACGCGGTACTCGCCCGCATCGAGGGTGCGCCCGAGGGCGTGAAGGGCATTTCGCTCTTCGTGGTGCCCAAGGTCCTCGTGAAGGCGGACGGCTCGCTCGGGGAGCGCAACAGCGTGAAGTGCGTGTCCATCGAGCACAAGATGGGCATCCACGCGAGCCCGACGGCGGTGATGGCCTACGACAACGCCACCGGTCACCTCGTCGGCGAGGCCAACCGCGGCCTGGAATACATGTTCGTGATGATGAACGCCGCGCGCCTGGGCGTGGGGCTGGAGGGCGTGTCGCTCTCCGAACGCGCCTACCAGCGTGCGCGCGACTGGGCGAAGGACCGCCTGCAGGGCAGGCCCGTGGGCGTGGCGGGTGCGGCGAAGACCGCGCCCATCATCCAGCACCCCGACGTGAAGCGAATGCTCCTCACGATGAAGGCGAGCGCCGAGGCCACGCGCGCGCTGGCCTACCAGGTATCGGCTCTCCTGGATCGTGCGCACAGGCATCCCGACGATGCCGAACGGCGCCACTGCCAAACGCTCGTCGATCTCCTCATCCCGGTCGTGAAGGGCTGGTCCACGGAGACGGCCATCGAAGTCGCCTCCCTGGGCATCCAGGTGCACGGAGGGATGGGCTTCATCGAGGAAACGGGCGCCGCGCAGTACCTGCGCGACGCGCGCATCTCCACCATCTACGAGGGCACCACCGGCATCCAGGCCAACGACCTCGTCGGGCGCAAGGTCGGGCGCGAGGCGGGCGTGACCATGAAGGCGCTCATCGTCGAGATGCGCGGAATCGTGGCGGAACTGGCCGGTTCGGACGACGCGGAACTGCGCGTGATCGGCGGCCGTCAGGCGAAGGCCCTCGACGCGCTCGAGCGGGCGACGGACTGGATTGTCACGGTATTTCCGACCGACCCGGGCGCCGTGGCCGCCGGCTCGGTCTACTACCTCAAGCTCTGCGGCCTCGCCATCGGCGGCTGGATGATGGCGAGGGCAGCCGTCGCCGCAACCAAGCTGGCCGCAGCGGGGCAGGGCGACGCGGAGTTCCTGCGCGGCAAGCGGCTTACGGCGCGCTTCTATGCCGATCACTTCCTGCCGCAGGTGGATGCCCTGGCCGAAACGTTCGTGTCCGGCGGGCAGCTCGTCAGGGCCGCGGAGGAAGCGCTGCTTTGA
- a CDS encoding acyl-CoA synthetase, which yields MPRFRAADLPRNAANHVALSPVSFLRRAAETWPGKVAVRHGEAVFTYTQFESRCRRLASALANRGIGRGDTVAIMAPNVPAMLEAHYAVPGLGAVLNALNFRLDAGTIAYCLAHGGAKVLITDREFSPVVERALSLCKKRPLVIDIDDPLGSGGELLGELTYEVLLEEGDPAFLLSGPRDEWDSLGLLYTSGTTGDPKGVVYHHRGAYLNALGNALAFGLTPKSVYLWTLPMFHCNGWTYTWAVTAVGGTHVCLRKVDPALIFPAIARHRVTHLCGAPIVLNLLVHAPDEVKIRPGHEVEVATGGAAPPSAIIEAMEKMGFRVTHLYGLTESYGPATLCAWQDEWAGLDLEARARLMARQGVRYPTLEDVQVADPLTHERATRDGKTLGEVMLRGNTIMKGYLANPKATEAAFREGWYHTGDLAVWHPDGYIEVKDRSKDIIISGGENISSLEVEECLYRHPAVMEAAVVARPDEKWGETPCAFVTLKPGAGQVAPAEIIAWCREHIAHFKIPRTVVFGELPKTSTGKIQKFVLRERAGRLA from the coding sequence ATGCCGCGATTCCGCGCCGCGGATCTGCCTCGCAACGCCGCCAACCACGTCGCGCTCTCACCAGTTTCCTTCCTGAGGCGCGCGGCCGAGACCTGGCCGGGCAAGGTGGCCGTGCGCCACGGCGAGGCGGTGTTCACCTACACGCAATTCGAATCGCGCTGCCGCAGGCTCGCCTCGGCGCTCGCGAATCGCGGCATCGGGCGCGGCGATACCGTCGCGATCATGGCGCCCAACGTACCGGCGATGCTGGAGGCCCACTACGCCGTTCCCGGCCTGGGCGCCGTGCTGAACGCGCTCAATTTCCGGCTGGACGCGGGGACCATCGCCTACTGCCTCGCGCACGGCGGCGCGAAGGTGCTCATCACGGATCGCGAGTTCTCGCCCGTGGTGGAAAGGGCCCTGTCGCTTTGCAAGAAGCGGCCCCTCGTCATCGACATCGACGATCCGCTGGGCTCTGGCGGCGAACTGCTGGGAGAACTCACCTACGAGGTCTTGCTGGAGGAGGGCGATCCCGCCTTTCTCCTTTCCGGTCCTCGCGACGAGTGGGACTCGCTGGGGCTGCTTTACACGTCGGGCACGACGGGGGATCCCAAGGGCGTGGTCTATCACCACCGCGGCGCGTATCTCAACGCCCTCGGCAATGCGCTTGCGTTCGGCCTCACGCCGAAGTCCGTGTATCTGTGGACGCTGCCGATGTTCCACTGCAACGGCTGGACATACACGTGGGCCGTGACCGCGGTGGGCGGCACCCACGTGTGCCTGAGGAAGGTGGACCCGGCGCTCATCTTCCCGGCCATCGCCCGCCACCGCGTCACACACCTGTGCGGCGCGCCCATCGTGCTGAACCTCCTGGTGCACGCGCCCGACGAGGTGAAGATTCGGCCCGGCCACGAGGTCGAAGTCGCCACCGGAGGCGCCGCGCCACCTTCGGCCATCATCGAGGCGATGGAGAAGATGGGCTTTCGCGTGACGCATCTCTACGGGCTCACGGAGAGCTACGGCCCGGCCACGCTCTGCGCCTGGCAGGACGAGTGGGCGGGGCTCGATCTCGAGGCGCGCGCCCGCCTCATGGCCCGGCAGGGGGTGCGCTATCCCACGCTCGAGGACGTGCAGGTCGCCGACCCGCTCACCCACGAGCGGGCAACCCGCGACGGCAAGACCCTGGGCGAGGTGATGCTGCGTGGCAACACGATCATGAAGGGCTACCTCGCGAATCCGAAGGCTACCGAAGCCGCGTTTCGCGAAGGCTGGTATCACACCGGGGATCTCGCGGTGTGGCATCCCGACGGCTACATCGAGGTGAAGGACCGCTCCAAGGACATCATCATCTCGGGGGGCGAGAACATCTCTTCGCTCGAAGTCGAGGAATGCCTGTATCGCCATCCGGCGGTCATGGAGGCGGCTGTCGTCGCCCGGCCTGACGAGAAGTGGGGCGAGACGCCGTGCGCGTTCGTGACGCTCAAGCCGGGCGCGGGACAGGTCGCTCCGGCAGAGATCATCGCCTGGTGCCGCGAGCATATCGCCCACTTCAAGATCCCGCGCACCGTGGTATTCGGGGAACTGCCCAAGACTTCGACCGGCAAGATCCAGAAGTTCGTCCTGAGGGAGCGGGCGGGCAGGCTCGCGTAG
- a CDS encoding enoyl-CoA hydratase: MITHRLEAHTAVITLDNPPANTWTPEDLRVLENLVAELVANRSVYAAVITGAGEKFFSAGADLKKFAEDKVYARHFIACFGSAFEALMNARFVTIAAINGYAMGGGLECCLACDIRIAESHAQMALPEPAVGLLPAGCGTQNLPGLVGEGWAKRMILTNERVDAATALRIGLVEEVAEKGQGLAKAMAMAARVATLSPRSVEYCKSLIHNARNAVPRRAGLALERERFMDLFDHSDQLEGVSAFLEKRAPAWKND, translated from the coding sequence ATGATCACCCACCGCCTCGAAGCCCACACCGCCGTCATCACCCTGGACAACCCGCCGGCCAACACCTGGACGCCCGAGGACTTGCGCGTCCTGGAAAACCTGGTCGCGGAGCTCGTCGCCAACCGCTCCGTCTATGCCGCCGTCATCACCGGCGCGGGCGAGAAGTTCTTTTCCGCCGGCGCCGACCTGAAGAAGTTCGCCGAGGACAAGGTCTACGCCCGTCACTTCATCGCCTGCTTCGGCTCGGCGTTCGAGGCGCTGATGAACGCCCGCTTCGTCACCATCGCCGCGATCAACGGCTATGCCATGGGCGGCGGACTGGAATGCTGCCTCGCCTGCGACATCCGCATCGCGGAGTCCCACGCGCAGATGGCGCTGCCCGAACCTGCCGTGGGGCTCCTGCCTGCCGGCTGCGGCACCCAGAACCTGCCGGGCCTCGTGGGCGAAGGCTGGGCCAAGCGCATGATCCTCACGAACGAGCGCGTGGATGCCGCCACGGCGCTGCGCATCGGCCTCGTCGAGGAAGTGGCCGAGAAAGGCCAGGGACTGGCGAAGGCGATGGCCATGGCCGCGCGCGTGGCGACGCTTTCGCCGCGCTCCGTCGAATACTGCAAGAGTCTCATCCACAATGCGCGCAATGCCGTCCCGCGCCGTGCGGGTCTCGCCCTCGAGCGCGAGCGCTTCATGGACCTCTTCGACCATTCCGACCAGCTCGAGGGGGTAAGCGCATTCCTCGAGAAACGCGCCCCCGCCTGGAAGAACGACTGA
- a CDS encoding fumarylacetoacetate hydrolase family protein, producing the protein MLGIIRGGAPARKALDALAAKPPAGAVAMTEVKLHAPIPRPAKNVFCVGWNYLEHFEEGAKKLQDNRELPQWPVFFSKAPTAVTGPFDPVPFDPAISTSLDWEVELGVVIGPGGKNIKAEDAMNHVFGYTVINDVSWRDLQRRHGGQWHKGKSLDGTCPMGPVLVTADSLDHANLRVTCRVNGVTKQDSNTKFLYFKLPRLISDLSLGMTLEAGDVISTGTPEGVGFARNPPEFLKPGDLLETEIESIGTLRNPIGG; encoded by the coding sequence ATGCTCGGTATCATCCGGGGCGGCGCGCCGGCGCGGAAGGCTCTCGACGCCCTGGCCGCGAAGCCCCCCGCCGGAGCCGTGGCGATGACGGAGGTGAAGCTGCATGCGCCCATTCCGCGCCCGGCCAAGAACGTCTTCTGCGTCGGCTGGAACTACCTCGAGCATTTCGAGGAAGGCGCCAAGAAGCTCCAGGACAACCGCGAGTTGCCGCAATGGCCCGTCTTCTTCAGCAAGGCGCCGACGGCGGTCACCGGCCCCTTCGACCCCGTTCCCTTCGACCCGGCGATCTCCACGTCCCTGGACTGGGAAGTGGAGCTGGGCGTGGTGATCGGCCCCGGCGGCAAGAACATCAAGGCCGAGGACGCGATGAACCATGTCTTTGGCTACACGGTGATCAACGACGTCTCCTGGCGCGACCTGCAGCGCCGCCACGGCGGCCAGTGGCACAAGGGCAAGAGCCTGGACGGCACCTGTCCGATGGGCCCGGTGCTGGTGACGGCCGACAGCCTGGACCACGCCAACCTGCGCGTGACCTGCCGGGTGAACGGGGTCACGAAGCAGGACTCGAATACGAAATTCCTCTACTTCAAGCTGCCGCGCCTCATCAGCGACCTGTCCCTGGGCATGACCCTCGAGGCCGGCGATGTCATCTCGACGGGCACCCCCGAAGGGGTGGGTTTCGCCCGCAATCCCCCCGAGTTCCTCAAGCCCGGCGACCTGCTGGAAACCGAGATCGAGTCGATCGGCACGCTTCGCAACCCCATCGGGGGTTGA
- a CDS encoding electron transfer flavoprotein subunit alpha/FixB family protein, with translation MAALVIAEHDNAKLKPGTSNAVTAAAKMGGEVHILVAGQGCSAAAAEAAKLAGVTKVLVVDAAHYAGALPENLAALVTPLAKAYSHVVAAATAVGKGFMPRVAALLDVAQVSEIIAVESPDTFVRPIYAGNAFATVQSPDAIKVVTVRSTGFDEAAATGSAPIEAIAAGPDTGKSRLVGQELTKSARPELVAARRVISGGRGLGSAESFKLIEALADKLGAAIGASRAAVDSGFVPNDYQVGQTGKIVAPELYIAVGISGAIQHLAGMKDSKVIVAINKDPEAPIFQVADYGLVGDLFQILPELIAQI, from the coding sequence ATGGCCGCTCTCGTCATTGCCGAACACGACAACGCGAAATTGAAGCCCGGCACGTCCAATGCCGTGACCGCCGCCGCGAAAATGGGCGGCGAGGTGCACATCCTGGTCGCCGGGCAGGGCTGTTCCGCCGCTGCCGCCGAAGCCGCGAAGCTCGCGGGCGTGACCAAGGTCCTGGTGGTCGACGCCGCTCACTACGCAGGCGCGCTTCCGGAAAACCTCGCCGCGCTCGTCACGCCGCTTGCCAAGGCGTATTCCCATGTCGTGGCCGCGGCTACGGCGGTGGGCAAGGGCTTCATGCCGCGCGTGGCGGCGCTGCTCGACGTGGCGCAAGTCTCCGAGATCATCGCCGTGGAGTCGCCGGACACCTTCGTGCGGCCGATCTACGCCGGCAACGCTTTTGCCACCGTGCAGTCGCCCGATGCGATCAAGGTAGTGACCGTGCGCTCCACCGGATTCGACGAGGCCGCGGCGACAGGATCGGCCCCGATCGAGGCGATCGCCGCCGGCCCCGATACGGGGAAGTCGCGTCTCGTCGGCCAGGAACTCACCAAGTCGGCCCGTCCCGAGCTGGTGGCCGCGCGGCGCGTGATCTCGGGTGGCCGCGGACTGGGCAGTGCCGAGAGCTTCAAGCTGATCGAGGCGCTGGCCGACAAGCTGGGTGCGGCCATCGGGGCCTCCCGCGCGGCCGTCGATTCGGGTTTCGTCCCGAACGACTACCAGGTCGGGCAGACGGGCAAGATCGTCGCCCCCGAGCTCTACATCGCGGTGGGAATCTCCGGCGCCATCCAGCACCTGGCCGGCATGAAGGACAGCAAGGTGATCGTGGCGATCAACAAGGACCCCGAGGCGCCCATCTTCCAGGTGGCCGACTACGGGCTCGTGGGTGACCTCTTCCAGATCCTTCCCGAACTGATCGCGCAGATCTAG